GTGAACATTTCTTACACTAACTGTAAAAACTAAATGAATTATTcgcatatttttttacacatagTTTAGTATACGTTGTAAGCTTACTTTTCATCTCTCTTGCCTTGTAGTTGTGTACTAAAGATGCAACAGAAACCTCAAATGTAGAAATGGTCATCCCAGAGACAGATACATCAGACTGTGATGCGCGAGACAGGACGTATGTTTCAGACACAGACTGTGAAATTGCAGAACAGGAGACCGTCCCGTATGGAAACTGCACGAGTGAAGGTACCAGCAGTCATATAAAACATCATACTGATGATTCAGGAACCTCCGAGAAGATGCCACGGCTTCAAGAGCCCTCACATAAACCAGATGACAGTGATGATGAAGCTCTTGAACTTGTACGAGAAGTTTTTTTCACCTGACTGATCTGTAAAAGCATAAATGAACTTTCTTCGGGGCTGTCAAGGTTTAGAAATCGTAACTCTTATTGTGTCTTATTGACACAATAGCATTGTTTGCTGTTGTTATAGTGTTTTTGTTATTGTGCCTGTGGCATTTGTATTCAAAGCAGTTGCTCAGGTAATTGTcatttgcacattttttttgttgcaCTTTATTGGAAAGAAAACATTAGCTGTAACCCAAGAAGACAAAATATACTTTAGtcattatgtaaaaaaatatatgatttgtttaaataaaaagcaCTTTGGGTTTGAAAAGACTGTTACTTAACCCTATAACTGCCACCCCTTCCCCCCTTTTTGAGTGTAGGGGTGAAAAGGTGAATATAAATGAATTTttactctgtcattttttggtctaaaagcaAAATCTTGGACtctttttaaagaagacactttaaagATTTTCATTGAAGTGTCTGGAGGTTATGAATACTAAATAAAGAAGTTATAGCAGATTAAGTGTATTaagtgtattaaaaaaataaataaaaataatgcagtaaagtatatattttatatttaaatccataaaaataaaacatactctcaaaatgcaaaaaagccATAAGTCTCAACTAGTTCTGATCCccatttcaagttaaaatcacaaactagtggttgtcacacttttaggggttttaccaacaaaggccactaggtgtcaacggtttgctgcatactcacaaatcacaaattaataaattactgtcactgttTCATTATTAATGAAAAAGGTTTTgatatatgaaaactacattcatATAGTTTTTCAAtgatatagtttgtcaagatttttaAAGAATCATAATAGGATAttaaaattatgaatatataataattcATGTTTTCCACACGGTAAGtgatatttaacaaaatgactgTCACTACTAAAACCATCACATGGcattgaaatatgaaaactacattcttataGTTTGGCAATATTATTTCAGGTTTATAGAATATCTAATAATACATATGTAAAAACACCTTGGGCTCACCTGTTGGCCAGTGACATTTTTGAAAATTACTTGTACTATATCATTATTTTTGAAAAACGTGAgcgctttccaacaatatagtttttcaagATTGGTGCGGTTTAAGATTTTTAAGAGGACATttcataagacttttttaaaatgtaaaataaatatttggtgtccccagagtacatatgtgaagtttttgctcaaaataccatacagataatttattatagcatgttaaaattgccactttgttggTGTGAGCAACGTAAATGAgtccttttaaatgtaaatgagttgatatctgcactaaatggcagtgctgtggttggatagtccCAATTAAGgatggtattatccccttctgacatcacaaggggagccaaatttcaatgatctattttttcacatgcttgcagggaatggtttatcaaaactaagtaactgggttgatctttttcacattgataaactttatagaagcactggggagcttattatagcacttacacatggtaaaagtcagattttcatgataggTCCACTTTAAATATGTAATGCCAAACATCCCACCTGTGGGACATTGCCAGTCAAAGACCTGTAAGACCTGAGATCTTAGGTTAATTTTCTGAATTTTATaaaagattatttaaaaaaaatgtaacttaaaTCTTTTACAATGGACTAAggcaacaaacaaaaatatcacAGAGAGATGTGCGGGAGTATACGaaagtgtttttatttggaCATGACTTGAACACAAGTAAAATGTATGTCAGACCTTTTAAAGTGTTCAAGAATGATCATACAActcataaattaaataaaatcctCTAACACATGATGTATAAATGCAGGATGTTATCTGATCCTAATACATACTTAATGTCTTGGCAAGTTTTCATCTGTatgtttgaattatttaaaagccAAACCTACTGATTTTACATACAGATGTTGCTTGCATGGACTCGAATGAGGGGTGTGACAAAGTTACTGTCTACCTTTATTAAACCTAATCTGGATTTGGCACAAATCTGCATCTTCAGTCTATAATTTCCTGCATGTGCAGTGCAAAAAATCATGTAATAtttttacaatgtgtttgtTATACTAATTCCCCTAGTTAGCAATATAGGCGAATCGGCTCTGCATCAGACATTTAACATAAGAGAAGCTTCCTGATACTGCTTTTCTGGTTGCTATAGTATCCATCATTTATATTCAGTCACAATTTATACAGTGTATCTGCAAATCTGCTGTGATCATTGGTGATCAAATTTGCTGATCTTGGTCATTTAAATGAATAGACATCATTTTTGGGCCGAGATACTTCAAGAGGTACGAATAATTGAGTCACATTCTATAAGTCTTTcctatttgttgtttttaatacagACAGCTCTTCACAGTACCACAAATGAAGATGAACTGGGTAACAATGTACCTAGATGCCATGTGTATAGACACAGAGTCCGGTTTGGATGGAAGAGTCAATGAAATGCTTTGTAAACACAGTAGGGAGGAGAGTCCAGCTAGGTTTCCCCGTTCTGAGTAAGAAGTGGCGTTAGACTGTTCACATGTCTATCCAGAAGATTCAGctataaaataacaataatgtCAGGTGCCAGAATATAATTgtataaagaataaaaaaataagattaaACATACACTCTTTGGTTTGTAAACCCCCAGTTTGAAACGACAGCAGACCACATCCACACAGAAGCCAACTAGACCATGTAGCATACCTGCAGAAACATCACAACAAAATAACTTACTCGTTCAAAATGCATCTTTATAAACATCTATGGTTTGATGAAAAGTTATATCAACTAAACCCATCAACCTAATCCTGTGTTGACTCACTGCAGAGTTTACTGCCCGTTTACCTGTGGTTGAAAAAATGCCTCCAATGATGCCACAAAGCCGCACGAGAAACTGCCACAGCGGCATGTGCTGTTCAGTCACCTTCACCATCAGAGAGCTGATGTCATACTTCATAAAGATCCCAGACACCCCGTGACTTCCTGCTGCATGGTTTATCACTCGCTCCTAAAGAGAAGGTTTTTTCATAATTTAACATTGGGAACAAATAGTAAAGAGTCGTGTTATTTTTTGGTGCACCATCATTTAAAATTGCACATTAAAAATTGTCTTACGCGCTCAGTGACTGAATACTGATGTGTGTCTGCTGACACTTTGTACGTCTGCAGTTTTGTGGGCACAATTGTAATAAAGTACTGGAACATCTGATTACCTAGAAACAAGCAAAGAGGAAAATAATATGAAAAACTGATTGGGTTTTTATTATGCATGATGTATTACCAAAAGTGCTTGGCTATATTAAACATATGTTCATGATTACTTAGTTTCTAAATTAACTGAATATTATTTGCTTTTTAAGTATTCATATTCACTCTTCTTTACTTACGATCTGAAGACACTTTTTCCGTGCCATCCAGTGGATTCAGAATTCCTGGAATTTCTTCTCCAAATGACAGATGGTCTATCCGATGGGAGAAGTTATATACTAAAGCAAATAATgatatttatttgaaaattgaccttttaaacataaaatgtaaTGCATCACTTTCTTTTTTATGGAGTTCCCACACCTTAATTTttcttcaaattcaaggacctttccaGATcaaataccctcaaattcaaggactaaatgtggggacacattttaagtgagagcaagtttacatcgtgttaccttttaagaacattgttacagttccctttggagggaactcgcgctgcgtcactgcggtgacactttggggacgcctccatgTGTAAGTGCGTctaaatgtgtatatcaaattcaaccaatggtgaggcttaacgacaaagacagggtgacgtgggagcaaggaagtatatcgctatctgaaatattgccaaagacagcgttacaggtacgcaggaagtatggcaagggagacgcagcgtctcgttcccttctcatggaacaacagttacatatgtaaccagagacgttttcatgtgtcaaacacaactatgaaaaaaagcattttggtatgaatcaacattcgcatacagaagatataagcatttaaagtttaGCACGTGtacttaaaaagtctagaatttgtattatattatcctacactacacagggaataatatggattttttccagaaaacttcttgcataataTAGATtgaagcactttcaatgacctgtatctatgtatgtatattttcaaaaacgtcCCAGGGTCTTAAattatttcccccagattcacaaactttcaaggacccgtgggaaccctgtttttAGCGTAAATGATGTTTCATTCTGCACAGAATCTGATAAAGCCATACAGATAATAACAGTACTATCAAAAAGCAGCTGGAAATGTAACATCAAAGGGAGAACAGAACAATTATTGCAACTGGATAAAACGAAGGGTCTGGAGAACATCTCATGCTTACTTTCATGGCTGACCAGGGCTGCGAGGTGAGCATGACCTCGAGGGTGTGGAATTGCcctaaaaataaccaatgaACAAAGCACATTCAGAGACAACAGAATATTCAGTCTTGAAATACTTGCAGTTTAGCTAGTAAAGTATATCTGAAGAGCACTGGGTAGAGTTGCACCAGCCATTCAGAAGTTCTTATTGTACTTAAATTGGAACGTAAAGTCAACATTAGGGGAGCTTAATACACCTGGTTTTAAGAAGCATTTTGGTCGCTT
The DNA window shown above is from Paramisgurnus dabryanus chromosome 23, PD_genome_1.1, whole genome shotgun sequence and carries:
- the LOC135781830 gene encoding uncharacterized protein, with amino-acid sequence MSEKHRSLPLWMVRSEDQSSKVNKKETVRKKTQGTARRKRPRSDIKYWMNEKELVETALCFLKDSKLCTKDATETSNVEMVIPETDTSDCDARDRTYVSDTDCEIAEQETVPYGNCTSEGTSSHIKHHTDDSGTSEKMPRLQEPSHKPDDSDDEALELVREVFFT